A part of Actinobaculum sp. 313 genomic DNA contains:
- the trmD gene encoding tRNA (guanosine(37)-N1)-methyltransferase TrmD — protein MRFDIVSVFPAFFSVLDLSLVGKAQNRGLLDVACHDLRDWTDDPHRTVDDTPAGGGAGMVMRADIWGKALDDFLGGNDAPHTPVPSATVLAIPTPSARPLTQRDCERLAAAEHIVIACGRYEGIDARVAEYYTKQGVTVFEYSLGDYVLNGGEVAAVALVEAVGRLLPGMVGNPESLVEESHGAAGLLEYPVYTRPAVWRGLEIPGVLASGDHGAVARWRREQALARTASRRPDMIRALDTASLNKRERRALAASGFLALRGCKHPVPVHVRPAKPFEAAELAELAAETFPDACPPWLSEADITAFIAEHLSVRAFADYLDDPHWVVTVLAAGCQSPSPRDDCDWGGGQGEACERFISPGSRGESLFGYTLCLLPPGRTGEAAVAVADGEGDEGGVAGEDEGAPVDAVVEGTPRRGELIELSKFYLRRYARGSGAQELLWDGTRRALLERITGAEPYIWLGTNEGNRRAQQAYKKLGFHAVSTRIFAVGDQDNSDVIFARRLRVP, from the coding sequence ATGCGTTTCGATATCGTCTCTGTGTTCCCCGCGTTCTTCTCCGTGCTTGATCTCTCCTTGGTGGGAAAGGCACAGAATAGAGGCCTTCTTGATGTCGCGTGCCACGATCTGCGCGACTGGACCGACGATCCGCATCGCACGGTTGATGACACCCCTGCCGGTGGCGGCGCGGGAATGGTGATGCGGGCCGATATCTGGGGAAAGGCACTCGACGATTTTCTCGGCGGGAACGATGCGCCGCATACGCCCGTTCCGTCCGCAACGGTGCTCGCCATCCCTACGCCCTCGGCACGCCCCCTGACCCAACGCGATTGTGAACGCCTGGCAGCCGCAGAGCATATCGTCATCGCCTGCGGCAGATATGAGGGCATCGACGCCCGCGTCGCCGAGTATTACACCAAGCAGGGGGTAACCGTCTTCGAATACTCGCTTGGCGACTATGTGCTCAACGGGGGAGAGGTGGCGGCTGTTGCATTGGTGGAGGCCGTAGGGCGTCTGCTTCCAGGCATGGTCGGCAACCCGGAGTCACTGGTAGAGGAGTCGCACGGAGCCGCTGGACTGCTGGAGTACCCCGTTTATACTCGTCCGGCGGTTTGGCGCGGTTTGGAAATCCCTGGCGTGTTGGCCTCAGGCGATCACGGCGCGGTGGCCCGATGGCGGCGTGAACAAGCACTTGCGCGGACGGCGTCGCGGCGCCCAGACATGATTCGCGCGCTCGATACGGCATCACTGAACAAAAGAGAGCGACGAGCCCTTGCGGCATCCGGCTTCCTCGCTTTGCGTGGGTGCAAGCATCCGGTTCCGGTACATGTGCGCCCGGCCAAGCCTTTTGAGGCTGCGGAGCTGGCGGAGTTGGCGGCAGAGACCTTCCCAGATGCCTGTCCGCCGTGGCTTTCGGAAGCGGATATCACGGCATTCATTGCCGAACACCTCTCGGTGCGGGCCTTTGCCGATTATCTCGATGACCCGCATTGGGTGGTCACAGTGCTCGCCGCCGGATGCCAGAGCCCATCCCCGAGGGACGACTGCGATTGGGGAGGTGGCCAAGGGGAGGCCTGCGAGCGTTTCATTTCACCCGGTTCGCGCGGTGAATCGCTCTTTGGCTACACGCTGTGCCTGCTGCCGCCCGGGCGAACAGGGGAAGCTGCCGTCGCCGTCGCCGATGGTGAAGGAGATGAAGGCGGCGTCGCGGGCGAAGACGAAGGCGCGCCGGTGGACGCCGTCGTAGAGGGAACTCCACGCCGTGGTGAACTCATAGAGTTGTCAAAATTCTATCTGCGCCGATATGCTCGCGGCTCCGGGGCACAGGAACTGCTGTGGGACGGCACTCGCAGGGCGCTGCTGGAGCGGATCACCGGCGCGGAGCCCTATATCTGGCTCGGAACGAACGAAGGCAACCGTCGCGCGCAGCAGGCCTACAAGAAACTTGGATTTCACGCTGTTTCCACTCGCATCTTCGCAGTGGGTGACCAGGACAACTCGGACGTTATTTTCGCTCGTCGCCTACGTGTGCCATAA
- the rimM gene encoding ribosome maturation factor RimM (Essential for efficient processing of 16S rRNA), with product MQLTVAVIGAAHGLKGEVRLDVRTDIPERRLAPGTMLETDPAEVGPLTVERTRQYKGATYATFVECHNRTAAEQIRGVKLTVETDEDEIEEDDAWYAHELVGLEVLDPEGYTLGEVIGLEPMPAQDLLVVREPDGLIARVPMAREIVTEVDLDDGCVVVDAPPGLFSDDELIIVGAADDDARNSHGHDRPRPRSTGRERSVETSALLGIRPEAAAISTAPIGRKARGQIRAVIVVRALIAVVRSASKPLRRRRADAFRYRLCVPRVLLRA from the coding sequence GTGCAACTGACGGTAGCAGTCATTGGGGCTGCGCACGGCCTTAAAGGCGAGGTACGGCTTGACGTGCGCACGGATATCCCGGAGCGTCGGCTCGCTCCTGGAACAATGTTGGAAACCGACCCTGCGGAAGTCGGACCGCTGACCGTTGAACGTACACGCCAGTACAAGGGAGCGACGTACGCAACTTTTGTTGAGTGCCACAACCGGACCGCCGCTGAGCAGATCCGTGGCGTAAAGCTCACCGTGGAAACCGACGAAGACGAAATTGAGGAAGACGACGCGTGGTATGCGCATGAGCTCGTAGGGCTGGAGGTCCTTGACCCGGAGGGATACACACTTGGTGAGGTCATCGGCCTCGAACCGATGCCGGCACAAGACCTGTTGGTGGTTCGAGAGCCGGACGGCCTTATCGCGCGCGTGCCAATGGCGCGTGAGATCGTGACCGAAGTCGACCTGGATGACGGTTGCGTGGTGGTTGACGCGCCGCCGGGCCTCTTCTCCGACGACGAGTTGATCATTGTAGGTGCGGCCGACGACGACGCCCGGAACTCCCATGGGCATGACAGGCCCCGCCCTCGGAGCACGGGGCGGGAGCGGTCGGTGGAGACCAGCGCACTGCTCGGAATCCGACCGGAGGCCGCAGCGATCAGCACGGCGCCAATCGGGAGGAAGGCACGGGGGCAGATTCGAGCAGTCATCGTAGTGCGGGCACTGATAGCAGTGGTCCGGAGCGCGAGCAAACCGCTGAGGAGGCGGCGAGCTGATGCGTTTCGATATCGTCTCTGTGTTCCCCGCGTTCTTCTCCGTGCTTGA
- a CDS encoding RNA-binding protein → MLAEALEHLVRGIVDNPDDVHVKSRGTRRGELLEIRVNPDDLGRVIGRGGRTAKALRTVTSALSSKGSVRIDVVETDED, encoded by the coding sequence ATGCTCGCCGAAGCTCTAGAGCATCTGGTTCGCGGAATCGTGGATAATCCCGATGACGTGCACGTGAAATCCCGCGGCACGCGTCGCGGCGAGCTGTTGGAAATCCGTGTGAATCCGGATGACCTGGGGCGTGTCATCGGGCGTGGTGGACGCACCGCCAAAGCCTTGCGTACCGTGACCAGCGCACTGTCTTCTAAGGGATCGGTGCGTATTGACGTCGTCGAAACCGACGAGGACTGA
- the rpsP gene encoding 30S ribosomal protein S16, whose product MAVKIRLKRMGKIRAPQYRVVVVDSRKKRDGRVIEEIGKYHPTENPSLIDIDSERVQYWLSVGAQPTEPVLAQLKVTGDWQKFKGIKDSGGRLKVKDTVDPEEARKSAAESVQNEAEKRRAAAAEAKAKAEEEAKAAAEADSAEQSGAQDAPAETEEEA is encoded by the coding sequence GTGGCAGTCAAGATTCGTCTCAAGCGCATGGGCAAGATCCGTGCACCCCAGTACCGCGTCGTCGTCGTTGATTCCCGGAAGAAGCGGGACGGGCGCGTCATCGAGGAAATCGGGAAGTACCATCCCACCGAGAACCCCTCGCTAATTGATATTGATTCGGAGCGCGTGCAGTACTGGCTGTCCGTCGGCGCCCAGCCGACCGAACCCGTACTTGCGCAGCTCAAGGTGACCGGCGACTGGCAGAAGTTCAAGGGCATCAAGGACAGCGGTGGCCGTCTGAAGGTCAAGGACACCGTTGATCCGGAAGAGGCCCGTAAGTCCGCTGCCGAGTCGGTGCAGAACGAAGCGGAGAAGCGCCGTGCCGCTGCCGCCGAAGCCAAGGCGAAGGCCGAGGAAGAGGCAAAGGCCGCAGCCGAAGCGGACTCCGCGGAGCAGTCCGGAGCGCAGGACGCGCCGGCGGAAACTGAGGAGGAAGCCTGA